From the genome of Scytonema hofmannii PCC 7110, one region includes:
- a CDS encoding PEP-CTERM sorting domain-containing protein has product MKNTISILFGSALLATGIVSALVTAPAHAATLSCSSTVASKVSDTTGCEYSDTATQDFLNTNPMTVNAEKFFGLTDWAFGGKIGVNAGYAGNGTGQSGNWNISSVFQNTWNDVMLVFKSGNNTTLTGYMLEDGVTSGTWNSPFLTNKNPKDVSHISVYYRSGNQPPVTPVPEPATLMGLGLVASGMVIARRRKSSQSV; this is encoded by the coding sequence ATGAAAAACACAATTTCTATACTATTCGGTTCTGCACTGTTAGCGACTGGAATCGTTTCTGCACTCGTTACCGCACCTGCTCATGCAGCTACCTTAAGTTGCTCCTCCACAGTTGCTAGTAAAGTGTCAGATACCACTGGCTGTGAATACAGCGACACTGCTACTCAAGATTTTCTGAATACCAATCCAATGACTGTGAACGCTGAAAAATTCTTTGGTCTCACTGACTGGGCATTTGGCGGCAAAATTGGTGTAAATGCGGGTTATGCAGGTAATGGAACGGGACAGTCTGGAAATTGGAATATTTCCAGCGTGTTCCAGAATACTTGGAATGATGTCATGCTCGTCTTCAAGAGCGGCAACAATACTACACTTACTGGTTATATGCTTGAAGACGGCGTCACCTCTGGCACCTGGAACAGCCCATTTCTGACTAATAAAAATCCTAAAGATGTTTCTCACATCAGTGTTTACTACAGAAGTGGAAATCAACCCCCTGTAACTCCCGTTCCCGAACCTGCTACCTTGATGGGCTTGGGTCTAGTAGCAAGCGGAATGGTTATTGCTCGCCGTCGCAAATCTAGCCAGTCAGTCTAA
- a CDS encoding EAL domain-containing protein — protein sequence MNQTSPIFKTCRCQNVAPCRTKEAGRLFLWFPIPHTLKKVTSYLQQFKLKYELMQERPGLSLDCRAGQTQEIARNLAQLLAPRELRETQVLFIRGAIQPQLQDFSDIASLQRFIKFSQSDWLVDMLATERFTSHFQPIVLINDTSQIYGYESLLRGLDEQGNLVPPGPILELATESGLLPQLDRVARLSAIAQVRRHQVSGQIFINCSPTALYDPVSCLRTTVEAIERAGISPERVVFEVVESDNTQDLAHLKAVLRYYRDAGFLVALDDLGSGYSSLNLLHQLRPDFIKLDMELIRDVHQDLYKASITEKLLEITQKLNIRTVAEGIECIEELNWLRERGATFAQGYLIAKPSEVPVSATPHFDKIALTVASESYKQVEERVQHQSASERIVAAVTQRIRQSLELDDILQTTASEVRQLFEVDRVVIYQFEADWSGLVAVESLAEKCISILGFHVMDTCFKSTHAAYYQQGNTRAIEDIETAGLSPCHVDLLRSLHIRANLIVPILQQERLWGLLIAHQCSNTRQWQQSEINLFNQLAGQAAIAIQQSELYHQLQQANQELQRLASSDGLTQVANRRCFDDILNAEWQRLAREQASLSLILCDVDCFKLYNDTYGHLAGDDALRHIAKAIFQTVKHPADLVARYGGEEFAVILPNTDIEEAIAVARKIQTNVSALQLSYPNSLVSQFITLSLGVASIIPRSQSSSAALIAAADRGLYQAKAQGRNCVVQMDCNNANARSLL from the coding sequence ATGAATCAAACATCTCCTATCTTTAAGACTTGTCGTTGTCAAAATGTTGCACCCTGCCGGACGAAGGAAGCAGGTAGGCTCTTTCTCTGGTTCCCCATTCCACATACCCTGAAAAAAGTCACCTCATACCTGCAGCAGTTCAAGCTAAAGTATGAACTGATGCAAGAGCGACCGGGTCTGAGTTTGGACTGTAGAGCCGGACAGACCCAAGAAATTGCTCGTAACCTGGCTCAACTCCTTGCACCGAGAGAATTAAGAGAAACACAAGTCCTTTTCATTCGAGGCGCTATCCAACCTCAACTTCAGGACTTTAGTGACATTGCCTCACTGCAACGCTTTATTAAGTTTAGCCAGTCAGACTGGCTGGTTGATATGCTGGCAACAGAGCGATTCACCAGTCACTTCCAACCGATCGTCTTAATTAACGATACATCCCAGATTTATGGATATGAATCTTTGTTGCGGGGACTCGACGAACAAGGCAATTTAGTGCCACCCGGACCAATCCTGGAGTTAGCAACAGAATCCGGTCTTTTGCCGCAACTCGACCGAGTTGCTCGCCTGAGTGCGATCGCACAAGTCCGCCGCCATCAAGTAAGCGGACAAATCTTCATCAATTGTTCGCCAACGGCGCTTTATGACCCCGTTTCTTGCCTACGCACTACGGTAGAAGCAATCGAGCGAGCAGGCATTTCCCCTGAGCGGGTTGTCTTTGAAGTTGTCGAGTCAGACAATACTCAAGATCTAGCCCACCTCAAAGCAGTACTTAGGTACTACCGAGATGCAGGTTTTTTAGTGGCTCTTGATGACCTCGGTTCTGGTTATTCTAGCTTGAATTTGCTCCATCAGTTACGACCAGACTTTATTAAGTTGGACATGGAGTTAATTCGAGACGTGCATCAAGATCTGTACAAAGCTTCAATTACCGAAAAACTTCTAGAGATTACTCAAAAGTTAAATATTCGGACTGTCGCGGAAGGGATTGAGTGCATTGAAGAACTGAACTGGCTGCGAGAACGAGGAGCAACGTTTGCTCAAGGTTATTTGATTGCCAAACCCAGTGAAGTGCCTGTTAGTGCAACCCCTCACTTTGATAAAATCGCTTTAACTGTAGCATCGGAATCTTATAAGCAGGTAGAGGAGCGTGTTCAACACCAAAGTGCGTCTGAGCGAATTGTAGCTGCTGTGACACAGCGCATTCGACAATCATTGGAGTTAGACGATATCCTGCAAACTACGGCTTCGGAAGTACGGCAACTGTTTGAGGTAGACCGAGTGGTGATCTATCAGTTTGAGGCAGACTGGAGTGGGTTGGTTGCTGTAGAATCCCTAGCAGAAAAGTGCATATCTATTCTTGGATTTCACGTCATGGATACGTGCTTTAAATCTACCCATGCGGCTTACTACCAACAAGGTAATACTAGAGCAATTGAAGATATTGAAACTGCGGGACTATCACCTTGCCATGTTGACCTCCTCCGGAGTTTGCACATCCGGGCAAATCTGATCGTACCCATCTTGCAGCAAGAGCGTTTGTGGGGACTATTAATCGCTCATCAATGTAGTAACACCAGACAATGGCAGCAATCGGAAATTAACTTGTTTAACCAACTCGCAGGTCAAGCGGCGATCGCCATTCAGCAATCGGAACTTTACCACCAACTACAGCAAGCAAACCAGGAATTACAGCGCCTTGCTTCTTCAGATGGTCTGACCCAAGTGGCAAATCGACGCTGCTTTGATGACATACTCAACGCAGAGTGGCAAAGGTTGGCACGAGAGCAAGCCTCACTATCTTTGATTTTGTGTGATGTCGATTGCTTTAAGCTTTACAACGATACCTATGGACATCTGGCTGGAGATGATGCACTCAGACACATTGCCAAGGCAATCTTTCAGACAGTTAAACACCCTGCTGATTTAGTTGCTCGGTATGGTGGAGAAGAGTTTGCAGTCATTTTGCCGAATACTGATATTGAAGAGGCCATTGCAGTTGCAAGAAAGATTCAAACCAATGTGAGTGCATTACAACTGTCTTATCCGAATTCCCTGGTCAGTCAATTCATCACGCTCAGTCTTGGCGTCGCAAGTATAATTCCTCGTAGCCAATCATCAAGTGCAGCCTTAATTGCTGCTGCTGATCGGGGACTCTACCAGGCGAAAGCACAAGGGAGAAATTGTGTGGTACAGATGGATTGTAACAATGCTAATGCTAGATCTCTCCTTTAG
- a CDS encoding DUF4435 domain-containing protein, with amino-acid sequence MRSSNIWISIGRGGSDKTFYERFVDKVVCQLVSVSGKPSSKLRVIAVLGILEKSTFQGILAIIDADFERLETLTYSSPNLLRTDTHDLETMLINSQALNKVVAEFGSEEKIAQFSRDVRLALLETGMSVGYLRWLSQRNGMNLTFEGIRFSKFIDEQTLQIDELKLIREVKNKSQAFSLKDEDLQQQLMSQKNNSYDPWQICCGHDLVQLLSLGLRKAIGSNKVADVEPNSLERNLRLAYEEVYFWKTHLYVHIRTWESKNQPFRVLRNEV; translated from the coding sequence ATGCGATCGAGCAACATTTGGATTAGCATTGGGAGAGGCGGTTCCGACAAAACTTTCTACGAGCGCTTTGTTGACAAGGTAGTTTGTCAATTAGTCAGCGTTTCGGGAAAACCCTCCAGTAAGCTGCGTGTTATTGCTGTTTTAGGAATTTTGGAAAAATCAACTTTCCAAGGAATTCTAGCTATCATTGATGCAGACTTTGAACGCCTTGAAACTTTGACATACAGCAGTCCTAATCTGCTTCGCACCGACACTCATGACCTTGAAACTATGCTAATCAACTCACAAGCACTCAACAAAGTAGTCGCTGAGTTTGGATCTGAAGAGAAAATTGCCCAGTTTAGTCGAGACGTAAGATTAGCATTACTTGAAACTGGGATGTCAGTAGGTTATTTGCGTTGGCTTTCTCAGCGTAATGGGATGAACCTGACCTTTGAGGGTATTAGATTCAGCAAATTTATTGATGAGCAAACTCTACAAATTGATGAGCTTAAACTGATTCGAGAAGTGAAAAATAAATCTCAAGCCTTCTCCTTGAAAGATGAAGATCTGCAACAACAGCTAATGAGCCAAAAAAACAATAGTTACGATCCCTGGCAAATCTGCTGTGGTCATGATCTAGTGCAACTTCTGTCACTTGGCTTACGCAAAGCGATTGGCTCTAATAAAGTTGCTGATGTTGAACCTAACAGTCTTGAGCGTAATTTACGGCTTGCCTATGAAGAAGTGTACTTTTGGAAGACACATCTCTACGTACATATTCGCACATGGGAAAGTAAGAATCAGCCATTTAGGGTTTTACGCAATGAGGTTTAA
- a CDS encoding EF-hand domain-containing protein yields the protein MLADKTLVSTSASTFIVFASDAHYAPAMQLMSLLTDAPSSKIRALKRFGIVASANSAIEWLNINTVSLDVIQEYFRGAETAFVFIMPTDLSDVNQLTRSLLEIATEAGVRRFAWVAPACGAGTELGSRLTEAANLVRSSGLETLVLTHAPLLSDLLEHKKELKFRRTLSLPLGNSSLPWLAPDVIANGLYKWVLGELNNQPPELLTGSTQLIGQDIARGLSDVLTQTMNPRQFAQLRFQAIDLDRSGHIDAAELFPYLLDLAKTKRSLSLSPQGRVMR from the coding sequence ATGCTAGCAGATAAAACACTTGTTTCTACATCCGCATCAACCTTTATCGTTTTTGCGTCCGATGCTCACTATGCACCTGCTATGCAGCTGATGAGTTTGTTGACAGATGCTCCTTCTTCAAAAATACGTGCATTAAAACGTTTTGGTATTGTGGCATCAGCCAATTCAGCCATTGAATGGTTGAATATTAACACTGTTTCTCTAGATGTCATTCAAGAATATTTTCGTGGTGCTGAAACGGCATTTGTATTTATCATGCCCACGGATTTATCTGATGTTAATCAATTGACGCGATCGCTCTTGGAAATCGCCACTGAAGCCGGAGTGCGCCGTTTTGCTTGGGTTGCACCAGCCTGCGGTGCGGGAACAGAACTAGGATCTCGCCTAACTGAAGCAGCAAATCTTGTGCGTTCCTCAGGATTAGAAACATTAGTGCTGACTCATGCACCCTTACTGTCCGATTTACTGGAGCACAAGAAGGAATTGAAGTTCCGTCGCACCCTATCTCTACCCCTAGGCAACAGCAGTTTACCTTGGTTAGCACCAGATGTAATTGCCAACGGACTGTATAAGTGGGTGTTGGGTGAACTGAACAATCAGCCGCCAGAACTGCTGACAGGCTCAACCCAACTCATCGGACAAGATATTGCCAGAGGACTATCAGATGTGCTGACACAAACAATGAATCCGCGTCAGTTTGCTCAACTGCGATTTCAGGCGATCGACCTAGATCGAAGCGGACATATTGATGCAGCAGAACTGTTTCCCTATCTACTGGATTTAGCTAAAACCAAAAGAAGCCTCTCACTCAGTCCGCAAGGACGAGTGATGAGATGA
- a CDS encoding nitric oxide synthase oxygenase yields the protein MQQADRDGSGTIDFEEFIHGLEEHLNKILADVPREVRYFDVPASAALHDWMMGGMNDKAAQSRLEWLTTLTQYGLPAQGQAVTQWLNLPNLSLTDWASQHILELINVYILPGRGILTVSEGLLEGRPALVTRLLQANNQMLIGQRTLDGELLEWRRADEAIANVEEVRYTAENGGERVLKLRDSKLLSLSVKGRWAGRRLAIQLFFQDEPLPRWQVALFRELGELQIEEAIALGSDSDIVCNCTKTTCGKVRELLDTGLDTLEGIVEQTQVTMVCGSCQPLVEEILGSANLAVAELIAKHDLGRHMVCFQFRPVYEEIVASKPGQHILIQGRVDGNWVTRAYTLSSPADQTEYYEITVKREELGLFSRWLCDRADAEALIRISQPRGEFVLEDEQPVVFFAGGIGVTPAIAMMRTLACCSDSRPFHLDWSAPHGEDFVFKSELEQLTAAHPNLTFTLRATRSGDRLNAEAVQRLYPYANNTVAFMCGPQPFMDAMRDYLQQAGWLDTAIRQELFSSKLDEEGNVKAPVRQVIQLAGGITPIEQYSIYVEPIASVMQEAEVFLKQCYLEQGLAEVFIPRWQFVKAAIEQTGTYEHTYDELAYGTKLAWRNSNRCLGRNFWQSLQVRDLRHLQTESEIFQTLVEHIQFATNNGNLRSTISILSPYLKIRVWNNLMLRYAGYRQPDGTILGDPANVELTEQALKLGWSKESRTCFDALPLIIQIGEREPKWFEIPPEIIMEVPLSHPRYDWFEELGLKWFALPAVTNMMLDMGGIQYPTPFNGFYMGAEIGARNFSDRERYNMLPIIAEKMSLDCSETMTLWQDLALVELNVAVLHSYKKHGVRILDHHALTASFMQFVDDEQKCGRHVYGDRIWLIPPISASTTPVYTLEFENRLLKPNYFYQRDPWQTESTTAKCPFHHQA from the coding sequence TTGCAACAAGCAGATAGAGACGGCAGTGGAACAATCGATTTTGAAGAATTCATCCACGGTTTAGAAGAGCATCTCAACAAAATCTTGGCAGACGTGCCAAGGGAGGTGCGTTACTTCGATGTACCTGCATCTGCTGCATTGCATGACTGGATGATGGGCGGCATGAATGATAAAGCAGCCCAGTCCCGCTTAGAGTGGCTCACAACATTGACTCAGTATGGCTTACCAGCACAAGGACAAGCTGTCACCCAATGGCTGAATTTGCCCAATCTGTCTCTTACAGATTGGGCTAGCCAACATATTTTAGAATTGATCAACGTCTACATTCTGCCGGGAAGAGGTATTCTAACTGTCAGTGAAGGATTATTAGAAGGAAGACCTGCACTCGTTACTCGTCTGCTGCAAGCCAATAACCAGATGCTAATTGGTCAGCGCACTCTTGATGGCGAACTTTTGGAGTGGCGAAGGGCAGATGAGGCGATCGCCAATGTAGAGGAGGTTCGTTATACAGCAGAAAATGGGGGCGAACGAGTTCTTAAATTGCGAGACAGCAAGCTCTTGAGCCTGTCGGTCAAAGGACGTTGGGCGGGGCGACGGTTGGCAATTCAACTGTTCTTTCAAGATGAACCTTTGCCACGTTGGCAGGTTGCTTTATTCCGGGAACTAGGAGAACTGCAAATAGAAGAAGCGATCGCGCTGGGTTCGGATAGTGATATCGTTTGCAACTGTACAAAAACGACCTGTGGCAAAGTGCGAGAATTGCTGGATACAGGTCTGGATACGCTAGAAGGAATTGTTGAACAAACCCAAGTGACAATGGTCTGTGGCAGTTGCCAACCGCTAGTTGAAGAAATACTGGGTTCGGCAAATTTGGCAGTTGCCGAACTTATTGCCAAGCATGACTTAGGACGACATATGGTGTGCTTCCAGTTTCGTCCAGTGTACGAAGAAATCGTTGCCTCTAAACCGGGACAACATATTTTGATTCAAGGACGGGTCGATGGTAACTGGGTGACTCGCGCTTACACCTTGAGTTCACCTGCCGATCAAACAGAGTACTACGAAATCACAGTTAAACGCGAGGAGTTAGGATTATTTTCCCGGTGGTTGTGCGATCGCGCCGATGCCGAAGCCCTGATCCGCATTTCCCAACCACGCGGCGAGTTTGTTTTAGAAGATGAACAACCCGTCGTGTTCTTTGCTGGGGGGATTGGCGTTACTCCCGCGATCGCTATGATGCGAACCCTTGCCTGTTGTAGCGATTCCCGTCCGTTTCACCTCGATTGGTCGGCTCCCCATGGGGAAGATTTCGTGTTTAAATCAGAATTGGAGCAACTCACGGCGGCTCACCCGAATTTGACCTTCACCTTACGAGCAACGCGATCGGGGGACAGACTGAATGCAGAAGCAGTCCAACGTCTGTATCCTTATGCCAATAACACAGTTGCCTTCATGTGCGGTCCTCAACCTTTCATGGATGCAATGCGCGACTATTTGCAGCAAGCAGGCTGGCTGGATACCGCCATTCGTCAAGAGTTATTTTCCTCGAAGTTGGATGAAGAGGGTAACGTTAAAGCTCCTGTTCGGCAGGTCATTCAACTAGCAGGAGGAATTACGCCGATTGAGCAATACAGCATATATGTTGAGCCGATCGCTTCGGTCATGCAGGAAGCAGAAGTCTTTCTTAAACAATGTTACTTGGAACAAGGACTAGCAGAAGTATTTATACCGCGCTGGCAATTCGTGAAAGCTGCCATTGAGCAAACAGGAACTTACGAACATACCTATGATGAACTTGCTTATGGAACAAAGCTAGCTTGGCGCAATAGTAACCGTTGCTTGGGACGAAATTTTTGGCAAAGTTTGCAAGTGCGCGATCTGCGACATCTACAAACCGAGTCAGAGATTTTCCAAACTCTGGTGGAACACATTCAGTTTGCCACTAATAATGGCAACTTGCGATCAACCATTAGCATTCTCAGTCCTTACTTGAAGATTCGGGTATGGAACAACTTGATGTTGCGCTATGCAGGTTATCGGCAACCAGATGGTACAATTTTAGGCGATCCGGCAAATGTGGAATTGACTGAGCAAGCACTGAAACTTGGTTGGTCTAAAGAATCTCGAACCTGCTTTGATGCGCTACCGTTAATTATTCAAATTGGAGAACGAGAGCCAAAATGGTTTGAAATTCCGCCAGAAATCATTATGGAAGTGCCTCTTTCCCATCCCCGCTACGACTGGTTTGAGGAATTAGGATTGAAATGGTTTGCCTTGCCTGCGGTTACTAACATGATGTTAGATATGGGTGGCATTCAATACCCCACACCGTTTAACGGCTTCTATATGGGTGCAGAAATTGGGGCAAGAAACTTCAGCGATCGCGAGCGCTACAATATGCTACCGATTATTGCCGAGAAAATGAGCTTAGATTGCAGCGAAACGATGACACTTTGGCAAGATTTAGCATTAGTAGAACTGAATGTGGCTGTGCTACACTCATACAAAAAACATGGAGTCCGGATATTAGATCACCATGCATTGACTGCTTCCTTTATGCAATTTGTGGATGATGAACAAAAGTGTGGTCGTCACGTTTATGGCGATCGCATTTGGCTAATTCCACCCATATCAGCTTCAACAACTCCGGTATACACCCTAGAGTTTGAAAACCGTCTCCTAAAACCCAATTATTTCTATCAACGCGATCCGTGGCAAACAGAATCTACAACTGCTAAGTGTCCATTTCACCATCAGGCTTAA
- a CDS encoding bestrophin family protein: MSYEKNWFQLVLSLRGSVIANIKYQVAVSMFIALIVTAIYEKGYTGLSQPTLAGLIPGIVLGLLLVFRTNTAYERFWEGWQIAGMTIFTGRNLSRQMWMNIIVKNSEKKEEKAAYLRLIAAFFVAMTQHLRRKGVDERLKSLLVPEHYLKLENVSNMPLKITQWLGAYLTKQYTYQHIDSFQFAALNRLLDQLVECLSRCERILNAPMPRAYSMHLRHLLILYCFALPFQMVKDLHWWTVLVAGVVAFALFGIEAIGLEIENPFGYDANDIPLDTLCRKLHSDIEELIASHEDEIVNLESNAL; this comes from the coding sequence ATGAGCTATGAAAAAAATTGGTTTCAATTAGTTCTGAGTTTGCGGGGTTCCGTTATTGCAAATATTAAATATCAGGTAGCAGTGAGTATGTTCATTGCTCTGATCGTTACAGCCATCTACGAAAAAGGATACACCGGACTCAGCCAACCTACTCTAGCTGGATTGATTCCAGGTATTGTGTTAGGCTTACTGCTGGTTTTCCGCACTAACACCGCCTATGAACGCTTTTGGGAAGGTTGGCAGATTGCTGGGATGACAATATTTACAGGTCGCAATCTTTCCCGGCAAATGTGGATGAATATCATCGTTAAAAATTCTGAAAAGAAAGAGGAGAAAGCAGCTTATCTGCGATTAATTGCCGCATTTTTTGTGGCTATGACACAACATTTGCGGCGAAAAGGAGTAGACGAACGCCTCAAATCTCTCTTAGTTCCAGAACATTATTTGAAATTGGAAAATGTAAGCAATATGCCACTCAAAATCACGCAATGGCTTGGAGCTTATTTAACTAAACAATATACCTATCAACACATAGATAGCTTTCAATTTGCTGCTCTCAACCGCTTACTTGACCAATTAGTTGAGTGTTTATCGCGCTGCGAACGTATTCTAAATGCACCAATGCCCAGAGCTTATTCAATGCATTTACGGCATTTATTGATTTTGTATTGTTTCGCCCTGCCTTTTCAAATGGTCAAAGATTTGCATTGGTGGACAGTTCTAGTTGCTGGTGTTGTTGCTTTTGCATTGTTTGGCATTGAAGCCATTGGTTTAGAAATTGAGAATCCGTTTGGTTACGATGCAAATGATATTCCTTTAGACACTCTTTGTCGCAAACTGCACAGCGATATTGAGGAGTTAATTGCTTCTCATGAAGATGAGATAGTTAATTTAGAGTCCAATGCCTTATGA
- a CDS encoding AAA-like domain-containing protein, with the protein MELRHLKYFVTVAEELSFSRAAVRLFISQPALSRQIKDLEDELGILLFLRKSHGLILTAAGKFFLEQAKDILNRSHVAVQSIKNNSTNIDEFLVVNCTPTILQTFQDNPQTIETTPAMPSAGFPRSRYVVLESPEGAVPLASCLYIERSNIEQTCYQEILQPRAFIRIFAPRNMGKTSLIARILDYGIRQNYHTVRLSLHHAGTQVFASSDRFLRWFCKNVTQQLGLESRLNDYWDEEMGALINSTIYFQGYLLKEVSNPIVLALDGIDQLFEYPEVASDFFVLLRSWYEETKDISVWQKLRIVIAHAVEVYIPLPTHRSPFNVGLAIELPTFSPEQVQDLAERHGLQLTTPELEQLIKLTGGFPYLIQLALYQSTRLEMPLQTLLQDATTNTGIYQQHLQYQLWKLQQYPQLADAFQQVLKAPIQLEIEVAFKLKSLGLVHIIENQATVSCDLYREYFRNYFS; encoded by the coding sequence ATGGAATTACGACATCTCAAATATTTTGTGACTGTTGCAGAAGAACTGAGTTTTAGTCGTGCTGCTGTCCGACTGTTTATTTCCCAACCTGCGTTAAGCCGTCAAATCAAAGACCTTGAAGATGAACTGGGCATTTTACTGTTTCTGAGAAAATCTCATGGATTGATACTTACAGCAGCAGGGAAATTTTTTCTCGAACAAGCAAAAGATATTTTGAATCGCAGTCATGTTGCTGTGCAAAGCATCAAGAATAATTCTACTAATATAGATGAGTTTTTGGTTGTTAACTGCACCCCAACTATCCTCCAGACTTTTCAGGATAATCCTCAGACAATTGAAACAACACCAGCAATGCCGTCGGCGGGCTTTCCTAGGTCACGCTACGTTGTTCTAGAATCTCCAGAAGGAGCGGTTCCCCTTGCTTCCTGTCTGTACATTGAGCGCTCGAACATCGAACAAACCTGTTATCAAGAAATTCTTCAACCCCGTGCGTTCATTCGCATCTTTGCACCTCGAAACATGGGAAAAACTTCCCTGATTGCACGAATTCTGGATTATGGGATACGTCAGAATTACCACACAGTGCGACTCAGCTTACATCACGCCGGAACACAGGTGTTTGCTTCGAGCGATCGCTTCTTACGCTGGTTTTGTAAAAATGTCACTCAACAGTTGGGTTTGGAATCTAGATTAAATGACTACTGGGACGAGGAAATGGGAGCTTTGATTAACAGCACGATTTATTTTCAGGGCTATCTCCTTAAGGAAGTCTCTAACCCTATCGTTCTAGCACTAGATGGCATCGACCAATTATTTGAGTACCCAGAAGTTGCTAGTGATTTTTTTGTCCTTTTGCGTTCCTGGTATGAGGAAACAAAAGACATTTCAGTTTGGCAGAAGTTACGAATTGTTATCGCTCATGCCGTTGAAGTTTACATTCCCTTACCCACCCATCGCTCTCCATTTAATGTGGGATTGGCGATCGAATTGCCAACCTTTAGCCCAGAACAGGTGCAGGATTTAGCCGAACGTCACGGACTTCAACTCACGACGCCTGAACTTGAGCAGTTAATAAAGCTGACTGGGGGCTTCCCGTATTTAATTCAACTAGCATTGTATCAAAGTACACGTTTAGAGATGCCTCTGCAAACGTTACTGCAAGATGCTACGACCAATACTGGAATCTATCAACAACATCTTCAGTATCAGTTGTGGAAGCTTCAACAATATCCTCAATTAGCCGACGCCTTTCAACAGGTTTTAAAGGCTCCAATCCAGTTAGAAATTGAGGTGGCATTTAAGTTAAAAAGTTTAGGATTGGTGCATATAATTGAGAATCAAGCAACTGTTAGCTGCGATCTCTATCGAGAGTACTTCCGCAATTATTTTTCTTAA